In Hydrogenobacter hydrogenophilus, a genomic segment contains:
- a CDS encoding riboflavin synthase gives MFTGLVEDVGEVKALKTSSAGGRLSVKTSLKDIKLGDSVAVNGVCLTVVKIVKDELLFDLSLETLKRSNLGMLSAGDPVNLERALKVGDRLGGHILLGHVDFTSRITYFKSKGDHYELKVYVPDNWLVYFVEKGSVGLDGISLTVNYVERNTISLNIIPHTYENTNLKYKKEGDYVNVEVDVIGKYVVSYLRKIKGKSLERLFEEFF, from the coding sequence ATGTTTACAGGGCTTGTGGAAGATGTAGGAGAGGTGAAGGCTCTAAAGACATCCTCAGCGGGTGGAAGGCTCAGTGTAAAAACATCTCTAAAAGATATAAAGTTAGGGGATAGTGTGGCGGTAAATGGTGTGTGTCTTACAGTAGTGAAAATAGTAAAAGATGAGCTGTTATTTGATCTTTCATTGGAAACCCTAAAAAGAAGCAATCTTGGTATGCTATCCGCAGGCGACCCCGTAAATTTGGAAAGGGCACTCAAAGTAGGGGACAGGTTGGGTGGTCATATACTCTTAGGACATGTGGATTTTACCTCAAGGATAACATACTTTAAAAGCAAAGGAGATCACTACGAGCTCAAAGTGTACGTGCCAGACAACTGGCTTGTATACTTTGTGGAAAAAGGCTCTGTTGGTTTAGATGGTATAAGTCTTACTGTTAATTACGTAGAAAGAAACACCATAAGCCTTAACATCATACCACACACTTACGAAAATACAAATCTCAAATACAAAAAGGAGGGAGACTATGTAAATGTAGAGGTAGATGTCATAGGCAAGTATGTTGTAAGCTATCTTCGTAAGATCAAAGGGAAGAGCTTAGAAAGACTTTTTGAAGAGTTCTTTTGA
- a CDS encoding ABC transporter permease, with the protein MKFSLTIIGFFVFLAVFADFVAPYPYDLQSRTTPYHPPTKIHLFKDGKLALPYVNMYVMEDPIFKSYREDTKTSCPVRLFITTPYGFKLFGVEKPCKMYLLGADKLGRDIFSRLAYGARVSMLVGLIGVAITFLVGSLVGGLSGYMGGKLDAFLMRLVEVLLAIPTFYLMLSLRSVFPLTMESFEVFLMVVFIISFLGWAGLARVVRGMVLSIREKEFVQSAKTYGAGTFRIIVKHILPNTYYYLVVSATLSFPGYILAESALSFLGLGIQEPQPSWGNMLSDARNINIISAYPWILSPGIAIFLVVMSFNLLGDELLRRRR; encoded by the coding sequence ATGAAGTTTTCCCTGACCATAATAGGTTTCTTTGTGTTTCTTGCGGTGTTTGCAGACTTTGTGGCACCCTACCCTTACGACCTTCAAAGCAGGACAACACCTTACCATCCTCCTACCAAGATTCACCTATTCAAAGACGGAAAACTTGCTTTACCTTATGTGAACATGTATGTAATGGAGGATCCTATTTTTAAGTCTTACAGAGAAGATACAAAAACTTCCTGCCCTGTTAGATTATTCATTACAACACCTTACGGATTTAAGCTCTTTGGTGTTGAAAAACCTTGCAAGATGTACCTTCTTGGTGCTGATAAGCTAGGCAGGGATATATTCTCAAGGCTTGCTTACGGTGCGCGTGTGTCTATGTTAGTGGGTTTGATCGGTGTAGCGATAACTTTCCTTGTAGGTTCTCTTGTAGGTGGTCTGTCGGGTTACATGGGGGGTAAACTTGATGCTTTTCTCATGCGTCTGGTGGAAGTGCTTTTGGCTATTCCTACTTTCTACCTGATGCTTTCCCTAAGAAGCGTATTCCCTTTGACTATGGAAAGCTTTGAGGTGTTTCTTATGGTGGTCTTTATCATATCTTTCTTGGGTTGGGCCGGTCTTGCAAGAGTGGTAAGAGGTATGGTGCTTTCCATAAGGGAAAAAGAGTTTGTCCAAAGTGCAAAAACTTACGGTGCAGGGACTTTCAGGATAATAGTCAAACACATACTGCCTAATACTTACTATTACCTTGTAGTATCCGCAACGCTTTCTTTTCCAGGCTACATATTGGCAGAGTCCGCCCTTAGCTTTTTAGGTCTTGGTATTCAAGAACCCCAACCCAGCTGGGGAAACATGCTATCTGATGCAAGAAACATAAACATTATATCAGCCTATCCATGGATACTATCTCCGGGCATCGCCATATTTCTTGTGGTTATGTCTTTCAATCTACTTGGGGATGAGCTTCTAAGGAGACGCAGATGA
- a CDS encoding EAL and HDOD domain-containing protein encodes MNVLCKQAIYDRNGKVAFYEVFIQDSLTNKYPEGLDPLKATTMAIDTITELNPLRVGGGKLVFVNVPAIFLEASMFDLLSPEYVGIELVENRRLSNELFESINALLKKGFKFCIDDFGFEKIDYLPLLGKCHYVKINLKKSPYDMEELKEVISILKNLKKGLIAKNIETKEDYELAYQLGFNFFQGFLLSRPIRVRDTRTISYLKTTIFKLYKAIKNKDMKSIVDILEKDIGATYKFLKFLNFVYPTKIKDISKIEEAVRKLGLENIAKFTIVLALSEMFVEEDEVNLWKRSLFRASLAEKLAGIYAPHVKEKAYLAGLFSLAGEILGQNPEDVVKELMLDRDIVEAFERRLNEIGFILSLVELLEDSKNEKIINRVSKIINVDAQTVIQSIKDAERESSEILNSIT; translated from the coding sequence ATGAATGTGTTGTGCAAACAAGCCATATATGACAGAAACGGGAAAGTGGCTTTCTACGAAGTTTTCATACAGGATTCCTTGACTAACAAGTACCCGGAAGGATTGGATCCCCTTAAAGCGACTACTATGGCAATAGATACTATAACAGAACTTAATCCTCTAAGGGTAGGTGGCGGAAAGCTTGTATTCGTGAATGTACCTGCCATATTCCTTGAAGCGTCCATGTTTGACCTTCTTTCCCCCGAGTATGTAGGTATAGAACTTGTAGAAAATAGAAGGCTCTCTAACGAGCTCTTTGAATCCATAAACGCTCTTTTAAAAAAAGGTTTTAAGTTCTGTATAGATGACTTTGGCTTTGAAAAGATAGATTACCTGCCTCTTTTAGGAAAGTGCCATTATGTAAAGATAAATTTGAAAAAAAGTCCCTACGACATGGAGGAGCTCAAAGAAGTGATAAGCATACTCAAAAATCTGAAGAAAGGGTTAATAGCCAAGAATATTGAAACAAAGGAGGATTACGAACTGGCCTATCAGCTTGGTTTTAACTTTTTTCAGGGTTTTCTCCTATCAAGACCTATAAGGGTTAGAGATACAAGAACCATATCTTATCTAAAGACAACCATATTCAAGCTTTACAAAGCAATAAAGAACAAAGACATGAAAAGCATAGTGGACATTTTGGAGAAAGATATAGGAGCAACTTACAAATTCTTAAAGTTTCTAAATTTTGTCTATCCTACAAAGATAAAGGACATAAGCAAGATAGAAGAGGCTGTGCGCAAACTCGGACTTGAGAACATAGCCAAGTTTACCATAGTGCTTGCTCTTTCGGAGATGTTTGTGGAAGAAGACGAAGTAAACCTTTGGAAAAGGTCTCTCTTCCGGGCAAGCTTAGCGGAGAAATTAGCAGGTATATATGCACCTCATGTAAAAGAAAAGGCTTACCTTGCTGGTCTTTTTTCCTTAGCGGGAGAAATCCTTGGACAGAACCCCGAAGATGTGGTAAAGGAGCTTATGTTGGATAGAGATATAGTTGAAGCTTTTGAGAGAAGGCTTAACGAAATAGGATTTATCCTTTCTCTAGTAGAACTGTTGGAAGACAGTAAAAACGAAAAGATCATAAACAGGGTCTCCAAGATAATAAATGTGGATGCACAGACCGTAATTCAGAGCATAAAAGATGCGGAAAGGGAATCCTCAGAAATTTTAAACAGTATAACTTAG
- a CDS encoding dihydroorotate dehydrogenase electron transfer subunit yields MRDTKGKVLQNLPISPKTYMMQVLAPQITPYIRAGHFVMIKVSHTKDPIGRRAFAVADIKEDSLFIFYDVVGKGTELLSSFSRESQVDILGPLGKGLFNLEGDKHLLVGGGIGLAGLTLLGKELRKAGKKVFFLYGARSKEHVSMENWLKEEGFDYAIYTEDGSYGKKGLITDALSDFDSSWVISACGPKGMLRAIKKLVDPSRLYLSLESRMACGWGVCLGCVVKNKEGHYIRVCYEGPVFRADEVIL; encoded by the coding sequence ATGAGGGACACCAAAGGTAAAGTACTTCAAAACTTACCCATATCTCCTAAAACCTACATGATGCAGGTGCTCGCTCCACAAATAACGCCTTACATAAGAGCAGGGCATTTCGTGATGATAAAGGTTTCCCACACAAAAGATCCTATAGGCAGAAGAGCTTTTGCGGTAGCTGACATTAAAGAAGACAGTCTTTTTATATTCTACGATGTGGTAGGAAAGGGAACAGAGCTTTTAAGCAGTTTCTCTCGGGAAAGTCAAGTGGACATTCTTGGACCATTAGGAAAGGGGCTTTTTAACCTTGAAGGAGACAAACATCTGCTTGTTGGTGGTGGTATAGGGCTTGCAGGACTTACCCTTCTTGGTAAGGAGCTTAGGAAAGCTGGAAAGAAGGTGTTTTTCCTGTATGGCGCAAGAAGTAAGGAACATGTAAGTATGGAAAACTGGTTAAAAGAGGAAGGCTTTGATTACGCCATTTACACAGAGGATGGAAGTTATGGAAAAAAGGGCTTAATAACTGATGCTCTTAGCGATTTTGACTCCTCTTGGGTTATTTCAGCCTGCGGTCCAAAGGGTATGCTAAGGGCTATAAAAAAACTCGTAGATCCAAGCAGGCTTTACCTCTCTTTAGAATCACGGATGGCTTGTGGTTGGGGAGTGTGCCTTGGTTGTGTTGTGAAAAATAAAGAAGGACATTACATCAGAGTATGCTACGAAGGACCCGTCTTCAGAGCTGATGAGGTGATCCTCTGA